One stretch of Lachnospiraceae bacterium oral taxon 096 DNA includes these proteins:
- a CDS encoding MBOAT family protein encodes MIFSSLEFIFIFLPIFLGIYRLLPSTRRNLLIFVSSILFYGVGLAQTARSLPVEKQANFLRLIPVYVLLFLAIILFNFIFGMLIFHNEGKNQKKLLHIGVVVNAVILIFFKYTSFILRCIGLIFHFSAETMDLPAFHIAVPMGMSFYIFQSIAYLVDIYRKETRPANSLIKFGSYMSMFPQLTQGPIMNYENVREQIRRRGFSMPMLSEGLKMFIFGLGIKVLLANRVHHLWTNAGNFGYDAISTPLAWLAIAGQSFYLYFDWLGYSLMAVGLGIILGISIPENFNHPYISLTMQEFWRRWHITLGNWFKNYIYIPLGGSKNGTFLTYRNMFIVWMFTAIWHGANFNFILWGLFLFACMAIERAFLGDILRAFPVLGHIYMIILIPINWVFFSITDLPSMGIFFKKLFPFLGKVGSASGKDFASYVTPYWILLLLLCVLFSTKIPFIVYKKIKDTLFGHIFLIFIFLFSVYSIYMGLNDTFAYGGF; translated from the coding sequence ATGATTTTTAGCAGCTTGGAATTTATCTTTATCTTTTTGCCAATTTTCCTTGGCATTTATCGCTTGCTCCCCTCTACAAGGCGAAATCTTTTGATCTTTGTCTCCAGCATCCTTTTTTATGGAGTGGGACTCGCTCAAACAGCTCGCAGTTTACCTGTAGAGAAACAAGCCAACTTTTTAAGACTCATTCCAGTCTATGTATTGCTCTTTTTGGCAATTATTTTATTTAATTTTATTTTCGGAATGCTTATTTTTCACAATGAAGGGAAAAACCAAAAGAAACTACTGCACATTGGCGTCGTTGTCAATGCGGTCATCTTAATCTTTTTTAAGTATACTTCCTTTATTTTGCGATGCATCGGTTTGATCTTCCATTTTTCTGCAGAGACTATGGATCTTCCAGCCTTTCACATTGCCGTACCGATGGGAATGAGCTTTTATATTTTTCAGTCCATCGCCTACCTTGTTGACATTTATAGAAAAGAAACTCGTCCAGCCAACAGTTTAATTAAATTTGGCTCCTATATGAGTATGTTCCCTCAATTGACACAAGGTCCGATCATGAACTACGAAAATGTTCGCGAACAAATTCGCAGGCGTGGTTTTTCAATGCCTATGCTCTCTGAAGGATTGAAGATGTTTATCTTTGGTCTGGGGATCAAGGTCTTACTTGCCAATCGTGTACATCATCTGTGGACCAATGCAGGTAATTTTGGCTATGATGCCATCAGCACACCACTGGCTTGGTTAGCTATTGCAGGACAAAGCTTTTATCTTTATTTTGACTGGCTTGGCTACTCTCTTATGGCTGTGGGGCTTGGTATTATCCTTGGCATCAGCATCCCAGAAAACTTTAATCATCCCTATATCTCTTTGACTATGCAAGAGTTTTGGAGACGCTGGCATATTACACTTGGAAATTGGTTTAAAAATTATATTTATATTCCCCTTGGTGGAAGTAAAAATGGAACATTTTTAACCTACCGCAATATGTTCATTGTCTGGATGTTTACCGCCATTTGGCATGGAGCAAACTTCAATTTTATTCTCTGGGGACTATTTTTATTTGCCTGTATGGCAATTGAACGAGCCTTTCTCGGCGATATTCTCCGAGCTTTTCCAGTCCTGGGACATATCTATATGATTATTTTAATTCCCATCAACTGGGTATTTTTCTCTATCACAGATCTTCCTTCTATGGGAATCTTCTTTAAAAAACTATTTCCATTTCTCGGAAAGGTCGGATCTGCCTCTGGTAAAGATTTTGCAAGCTATGTGACTCCATATTGGATATTGTTATTGCTTTTATGCGTTTTATTTTCAACTAAAATACCATTTATTGTATACAAAAAGATTAAGGATACTCTCTTTGGACATATTTTCTTGATTTTTATCTTCTTATTTAGTGTATACTCTATCTATATGGGACTTAATGATACATTTGCCTATGGTGGCTTCTAA
- a CDS encoding N-acetylmuramoyl-L-alanine amidase family protein, translating to MRKKCIFIGSLAALMLGTTMVSNAASSANAGQWKKALIGWLYTHADGKEAKNEWVKVGQKWYHFDKDGVMNTGWYQDLGDQWYYLDPDNGDMKTQPVTINGVRYEFNADGSWKHKRAAWVKSGSRWWYRHSDGSYTRNNWEKIDQKWYYFDGDGWMKEGWIQQPNGRWYYLNPGSGDMRIEPLTQNGKTYYFDRDLGFWIVGDIQSGKKSNQRPTKQEFIQAMNRTKAFSSPHVDPDIDPSKALFVYSGKTLAQINSEAELSAIIDKVNAGQMDVTEGRWKVERMTGNDKSEIRSFSYEKSEPHYLYEDQHLDIENMSEAKTSFRMVSDFLGVNYTPDLKDVVLIDSNYDTHLGQELFVVKRFSNGQIKIGCIYTVNMYGTQVNRGWYTLAQIKDLLSKVKGN from the coding sequence ATGAGGAAAAAATGTATATTTATTGGTTCACTTGCCGCATTGATGTTGGGAACGACGATGGTATCGAATGCAGCAAGCAGTGCAAATGCAGGACAGTGGAAGAAAGCATTGATTGGATGGCTATATACCCATGCAGATGGCAAAGAAGCCAAGAATGAGTGGGTAAAAGTAGGACAAAAGTGGTATCATTTTGACAAAGATGGTGTGATGAACACAGGGTGGTATCAGGATTTGGGCGATCAATGGTATTATCTGGATCCAGACAATGGAGATATGAAGACACAGCCAGTGACGATCAATGGTGTTCGATATGAATTTAATGCTGATGGTTCATGGAAGCACAAGAGAGCGGCTTGGGTAAAATCGGGAAGTCGCTGGTGGTATCGCCACAGTGATGGTTCCTACACAAGAAATAACTGGGAAAAGATCGATCAAAAGTGGTACTATTTTGATGGGGACGGCTGGATGAAGGAAGGTTGGATTCAGCAACCAAATGGAAGATGGTATTACTTAAATCCGGGCAGTGGAGATATGAGAATAGAACCACTGACACAAAATGGAAAGACCTATTACTTTGATCGAGACCTTGGATTTTGGATCGTAGGTGATATCCAAAGTGGAAAGAAGTCCAATCAGCGTCCAACAAAACAAGAATTTATTCAGGCGATGAATAGAACAAAGGCATTTTCTTCTCCACATGTCGACCCAGACATTGACCCGTCAAAGGCATTGTTTGTCTATAGTGGAAAGACACTGGCTCAGATCAATTCGGAAGCAGAGCTTTCGGCCATTATTGACAAAGTGAATGCAGGTCAAATGGATGTAACGGAAGGAAGATGGAAAGTTGAGAGAATGACGGGGAATGACAAGTCAGAGATTCGATCATTTTCTTATGAAAAATCAGAGCCTCATTACCTCTATGAAGATCAACATCTAGATATTGAAAATATGTCAGAGGCAAAGACAAGCTTTCGCATGGTTTCTGACTTTTTGGGCGTAAATTATACGCCGGATCTTAAGGATGTGGTCTTGATTGACTCCAATTATGATACCCATCTTGGACAGGAACTCTTTGTTGTCAAGAGATTTTCAAATGGTCAAATTAAGATTGGTTGTATTTACACTGTAAATATGTATGGAACTCAAGTCAACAGAGGATGGTACACACTGGCTCAGATCAAGGATCTTTTGAGCAAGGTGAAGGGAAATTAA
- a CDS encoding ATP-dependent Clp protease ATP-binding subunit: MADRYTSQARRAIELAVEATRELRHGYVGTEHLLLGLLREGNGVAARVLESHDVTEEKIVELIDKLLSTSAFVAVDDDMEYSPVAARVLEAADQESRRYKSKLVGTEHILIAILKSENCIASRLLRTLSVNVQKIYIDILNTMGQETNAVKGELYSEEKSEGNTPTLDRYSRDLTQLAREGKLDPVIGRDNEMKRVMQILSRRTKNNPVLIGEPGVGKTAVVEGLAQLIVQKNVPETLLDKRLVTLDLSGMIAGSKYRGEFEERIKNVINEVIQAEDVLLFIDEIHTIIGAGSAEGSMDASNILKPSLARGELQLIGATTIEEYRKHIEKDAALERRFQPITVEEPSEEESYEILRGLRSKYEEHHHLTITDDALKAAVSLSTRYISDRFLPDKAIDLIDEAASRVRLKDFAEPEEIQSLEKEISRLEIQKETAIRAEAYERAAQIKKKQEKKKGKIEAIRQKWQKERESKKLVVEEGNIADVVAIWTKIPVKKLTEGESERLRKLEEVLHQRVIGQDEAVTAVAKAIRRGRVGLKDPKRPIGSFLFLGPTGVGKTELSKALAEAIFGTENALIRVDMSEYMEKHSVSKMVGSPPGYVGYEEGGQLSEKVRRNPYSVILFDEIEKAHPDVFNILLQVLDDGHITDAQGRKISFKNTIIIMTSNAGAERIIAPKLLGFASTSDVKVDHQHMQENVMQEVRQLFKPEFLNRIDETIVFHQLTKANLTSIIDIVLEEINKRTKEHMGLVLEVTDEAKAYLVDVGYDKKYGARPLKRALQNQLEDKIAEAILDGEVKENSTVLVDVDSEGQRKILLKTLKRAKKNTKEVK, from the coding sequence ATGGCAGATAGATATACAAGTCAAGCGAGAAGAGCAATCGAGTTGGCTGTGGAGGCAACAAGGGAATTGAGGCATGGCTATGTGGGAACAGAGCATCTTCTCCTTGGTTTGCTTCGAGAGGGAAATGGAGTTGCAGCAAGAGTGCTAGAAAGTCATGATGTGACAGAAGAAAAGATCGTAGAGCTCATTGATAAGTTGCTCAGCACTTCAGCTTTTGTGGCAGTGGATGATGATATGGAATATTCTCCAGTAGCTGCTCGTGTACTTGAGGCGGCAGATCAGGAGTCTAGGCGCTATAAGTCAAAATTAGTGGGAACAGAGCATATTTTAATTGCAATTTTAAAGAGCGAAAATTGTATCGCAAGTCGATTGCTCAGAACGCTCAGTGTAAATGTCCAAAAGATCTATATTGATATTTTAAATACAATGGGACAGGAGACAAATGCTGTAAAGGGAGAGCTCTATTCTGAGGAAAAAAGTGAGGGCAATACGCCGACACTAGATCGCTATTCCCGAGACTTGACACAATTGGCAAGAGAGGGAAAACTGGATCCAGTCATTGGAAGAGACAATGAAATGAAAAGAGTGATGCAGATTTTGAGCAGGCGAACAAAGAATAACCCTGTCTTAATCGGAGAACCAGGTGTGGGAAAGACCGCCGTGGTCGAAGGCCTTGCTCAACTGATTGTTCAAAAAAATGTTCCAGAGACATTGTTAGATAAGCGATTGGTGACTTTGGATTTGTCAGGAATGATTGCTGGATCAAAGTACAGGGGAGAATTTGAAGAGAGAATTAAAAATGTCATCAATGAGGTAATCCAGGCAGAAGATGTCTTATTATTTATTGATGAAATTCATACGATTATTGGTGCAGGAAGTGCAGAAGGCTCAATGGATGCGTCAAACATCTTAAAGCCGTCTTTAGCTAGGGGGGAGTTGCAGCTCATTGGTGCAACCACTATTGAGGAATATAGAAAACATATTGAAAAAGATGCGGCCCTAGAGCGAAGGTTTCAGCCAATCACGGTAGAAGAGCCGAGTGAGGAGGAGTCCTATGAAATTTTGAGGGGATTGCGCTCAAAGTATGAGGAGCATCATCATTTGACCATCACGGATGATGCCCTAAAGGCCGCAGTATCCCTTTCGACAAGGTACATTTCGGATCGTTTTTTGCCAGATAAAGCCATTGATTTGATTGATGAGGCGGCTTCTCGTGTTCGTTTAAAGGACTTTGCTGAGCCAGAGGAGATTCAGAGTTTAGAAAAGGAAATTTCTCGATTGGAAATCCAAAAGGAAACTGCGATTCGGGCAGAGGCCTACGAAAGGGCAGCACAAATTAAGAAGAAGCAGGAGAAAAAGAAGGGTAAGATTGAAGCCATTAGGCAAAAGTGGCAAAAGGAGAGGGAAAGCAAGAAATTAGTCGTTGAGGAAGGAAATATTGCCGATGTTGTTGCAATTTGGACAAAGATTCCTGTAAAGAAATTGACTGAGGGAGAGAGCGAAAGGTTAAGAAAGCTTGAAGAGGTGCTTCACCAGAGAGTCATTGGTCAGGATGAGGCAGTGACTGCGGTTGCTAAGGCCATTCGAAGAGGGCGAGTGGGGCTAAAAGATCCAAAAAGACCGATTGGCTCATTTCTGTTCTTGGGACCTACAGGTGTGGGAAAGACAGAGCTATCAAAGGCATTGGCTGAGGCAATATTTGGAACAGAGAATGCCTTAATTCGTGTCGATATGAGCGAATATATGGAGAAGCATTCGGTTTCAAAGATGGTTGGTTCTCCTCCAGGCTATGTCGGATATGAAGAAGGGGGACAACTTTCTGAGAAGGTTCGAAGAAATCCGTATTCTGTGATTTTATTTGATGAAATTGAAAAGGCACATCCTGATGTCTTTAATATCCTATTGCAGGTTCTTGACGATGGTCATATCACAGATGCACAGGGAAGAAAAATTAGCTTTAAAAACACCATTATCATTATGACCAGCAATGCGGGGGCAGAGCGCATTATTGCTCCAAAACTTTTGGGATTTGCTTCAACAAGTGATGTCAAAGTAGACCATCAACATATGCAAGAAAATGTGATGCAAGAAGTGAGACAATTATTTAAGCCAGAGTTTTTGAATCGAATTGATGAAACAATTGTATTTCATCAGTTGACAAAAGCAAATTTGACCTCGATAATAGACATAGTTTTGGAAGAAATCAACAAGCGAACCAAAGAACATATGGGCTTAGTCTTGGAGGTGACTGATGAGGCCAAAGCCTATCTTGTCGATGTTGGTTATGATAAGAAATATGGAGCAAGACCACTAAAGAGAGCACTGCAAAATCAGCTTGAAGATAAGATTGCAGAAGCCATTTTGGATGGAGAGGTCAAGGAAAATAGTACTGTTTTAGTCGATGTTGACAGTGAGGGGCAGCGAAAGATTTTACTCAAGACACTCAAAAGAGCAAAGAAAAATACCAAGGAGGTAAAGTGA
- the radA gene encoding DNA repair protein RadA, whose amino-acid sequence MAKSKTSIFFCKECGNETSKWSGQCPACKAWNTLVEEPVTKMAKTSSAMGMFREPVKLEEIVLENESRMETGFGELDRVLGGGIVPGSLVLVGGDPGIGKSTLLLQVCRNLAIGQKKVLYISGEESLGQIKMRAERIGKVEGELKFLCETNLGLIDRVIESEKPDVVVIDSIQTMVNEDVTSAAGSVSQVRESTNVLMHIAKGRGIAIFIVGHVTKEGQVAGPRVLEHMVDTVLYFEGERSASYRILRGVKNRFGSTNEIGVFEMLPQGLGEVINPSEYLLSGRPEGASGAAVACLMEGTRPILLEVQALVTETAFGLPRRTAVGTDVNRVNLLMAVIEKRCRIMMNRYDAYINIAGGLRVAEPALDLAIVLALISSVKDRALDDSMVVFGEVGLAGEVRSVAMAEYRVREAEKLGFSRCILPKVCLDKLNYRGKMEIVGVRSIQDAINLL is encoded by the coding sequence ATGGCAAAGTCAAAGACAAGTATATTTTTTTGCAAGGAATGTGGCAATGAGACATCCAAGTGGAGTGGACAGTGTCCAGCATGTAAGGCATGGAATACCTTAGTGGAAGAGCCTGTGACGAAAATGGCGAAAACATCAAGTGCAATGGGAATGTTTCGCGAGCCAGTAAAATTAGAAGAAATTGTGCTTGAGAATGAGAGCCGAATGGAGACAGGATTTGGTGAGCTTGACCGAGTTCTCGGCGGTGGCATTGTGCCAGGTTCACTAGTACTTGTAGGTGGTGATCCAGGCATTGGAAAGTCAACATTATTATTGCAAGTGTGTAGAAATTTAGCAATTGGTCAAAAAAAAGTGCTCTATATCTCGGGTGAGGAGAGTCTTGGACAGATTAAGATGCGTGCTGAGCGAATTGGAAAGGTAGAAGGCGAGTTAAAGTTTTTGTGTGAGACGAATTTGGGTCTGATTGATCGTGTCATTGAAAGTGAAAAGCCCGATGTAGTGGTTATTGATTCTATACAGACGATGGTCAATGAGGATGTGACATCGGCCGCAGGCAGCGTGTCCCAGGTCAGAGAATCGACAAATGTATTGATGCATATTGCCAAGGGGAGAGGAATTGCCATTTTTATTGTCGGACATGTGACAAAGGAAGGACAGGTAGCAGGACCAAGAGTATTAGAGCATATGGTGGATACCGTCCTTTACTTTGAGGGTGAACGCTCAGCTAGTTATCGAATTTTGCGTGGGGTAAAGAATCGTTTTGGATCGACGAATGAGATTGGTGTGTTTGAGATGTTACCTCAAGGTCTTGGAGAGGTGATTAACCCCTCAGAATATTTGCTTTCTGGGAGACCAGAAGGGGCATCGGGAGCCGCAGTGGCGTGTCTGATGGAAGGAACAAGGCCGATTTTATTGGAAGTACAGGCTCTGGTTACGGAAACAGCCTTTGGACTGCCAAGAAGAACAGCCGTGGGCACAGATGTCAATCGAGTGAATCTTTTGATGGCCGTGATTGAAAAGCGCTGTCGCATAATGATGAATCGCTATGATGCCTATATCAATATTGCAGGTGGACTTAGAGTGGCTGAGCCAGCACTGGATTTAGCTATTGTGCTTGCTTTGATTTCAAGTGTAAAGGATAGAGCACTTGATGATTCAATGGTTGTCTTTGGTGAAGTAGGACTTGCAGGGGAGGTTCGAAGTGTTGCAATGGCAGAGTATCGAGTCAGAGAAGCTGAAAAATTAGGATTTTCTCGCTGCATTTTGCCAAAGGTCTGCTTGGATAAACTAAATTATCGAGGAAAA
- a CDS encoding UvrB/UvrC motif-containing protein, with protein sequence MLCERCKVREANIQYTEIIDGVKKEHHFCSQCAKDMDQYSSLFEGDFSLKKLLTGLFSQAADEVGKEYGLVVCPTCHTSYDEFLEQSTFGCKDCYNTFGILMEESVKQLQGAKEHKGKVPKIKKKAMVEKTEVESLKEQLQAALEIEDYETAAACRDEIRRLTGGMS encoded by the coding sequence ATGTTGTGTGAAAGATGTAAGGTACGAGAAGCAAATATCCAATACACAGAAATTATTGATGGAGTCAAAAAGGAACATCATTTTTGCTCGCAGTGTGCAAAGGATATGGATCAATATTCCTCCCTGTTTGAAGGAGATTTTTCATTAAAAAAATTGTTGACAGGACTATTTAGTCAGGCAGCCGATGAGGTGGGCAAGGAGTATGGACTCGTTGTTTGCCCAACTTGTCATACAAGTTATGATGAGTTTTTGGAGCAATCAACCTTTGGTTGCAAGGATTGCTATAATACTTTTGGCATTTTAATGGAAGAAAGCGTAAAGCAATTGCAGGGAGCGAAGGAGCACAAGGGAAAAGTGCCAAAAATAAAGAAAAAAGCAATGGTGGAAAAGACGGAAGTGGAAAGCTTAAAGGAGCAGTTGCAGGCCGCACTGGAAATTGAAGATTATGAGACAGCAGCAGCTTGTCGAGATGAGATTCGCCGATTGACAGGAGGAATGAGCTGA
- a CDS encoding endosialidase: MAVVKELIRKEADGKLSFGDFTLSEKKKVSDFEAFGDRYKVKTFKEITKLEKNELFSYESIPGTAVHSYAVTEDGATFSVEGKEDAQITLGLQEDTVYEVFVNGEAIGGMKTNMSGKLVVSVELDGDKPAEVKVVKR, encoded by the coding sequence ATGGCAGTAGTAAAAGAACTCATTCGCAAGGAAGCAGATGGAAAGTTGAGCTTTGGAGACTTTACATTGAGCGAAAAGAAGAAAGTATCTGATTTTGAGGCATTTGGAGACCGCTATAAGGTAAAGACATTTAAGGAAATTACAAAATTGGAGAAGAATGAGCTGTTTTCATATGAGTCAATACCGGGGACAGCCGTACATTCGTATGCGGTGACAGAAGATGGTGCGACATTTTCCGTGGAAGGAAAAGAGGACGCACAGATCACACTTGGATTGCAAGAGGATACTGTCTATGAGGTATTTGTCAATGGTGAGGCCATTGGTGGAATGAAGACCAATATGAGTGGGAAATTGGTTGTCAGTGTTGAGCTTGATGGCGATAAACCAGCAGAAGTTAAAGTTGTAAAGAGATAA
- the aguB gene encoding N-carbamoylputrescine amidase → MEKVKVAAVQMKCTRDVAQNIQRADEMVKEAAKNGAKIILLPELFERQYFCQERRYDYYDFAKTLEENDAVRHFAKLAREEDIVLPISFYERDKNVLYNSVAIIDADGKILGIYRKTHIPDDHYYQEKFYFTPGNTGFKVWETKYGKIGVGICWDQWFPECARSMALLGADILFYPTAIGSEPILTVDSMPHWKRTIQGHAAANIVPVVAANRIGLESVTPCEENGNQSSELQFYGSSFITDAQGEMVALASRDHEEILYADIDLVNNLKERLSWGLFRDRRPKEYHIITD, encoded by the coding sequence ATGGAAAAGGTAAAAGTTGCAGCAGTGCAGATGAAGTGCACAAGGGATGTTGCCCAAAATATTCAAAGGGCAGATGAGATGGTCAAAGAGGCAGCCAAAAATGGAGCAAAGATCATTCTTCTTCCAGAGCTATTTGAGCGACAATATTTTTGTCAGGAAAGACGATATGACTACTATGATTTTGCAAAGACTTTGGAAGAAAATGATGCCGTCCGTCATTTTGCAAAGTTAGCTAGGGAAGAAGATATTGTCCTTCCAATTAGTTTTTATGAGAGAGATAAAAATGTATTGTATAATTCAGTGGCCATCATTGATGCCGATGGAAAGATTCTTGGCATTTACCGAAAGACCCATATTCCTGATGATCACTATTATCAGGAAAAATTCTATTTTACACCGGGGAATACAGGGTTTAAGGTGTGGGAGACAAAGTATGGAAAAATTGGTGTGGGCATCTGCTGGGATCAATGGTTTCCGGAGTGTGCAAGAAGTATGGCTTTGTTGGGAGCGGATATTTTGTTTTATCCTACAGCGATTGGAAGTGAGCCTATTTTGACTGTGGACAGCATGCCACATTGGAAAAGGACGATACAAGGACACGCTGCGGCCAACATTGTCCCTGTAGTTGCGGCCAATCGCATTGGTCTTGAAAGTGTCACACCATGTGAAGAAAATGGTAATCAAAGTTCAGAGCTTCAATTTTATGGTTCCTCCTTTATCACGGATGCCCAAGGAGAAATGGTTGCTCTGGCCTCACGAGACCATGAAGAGATTTTGTATGCCGATATTGACCTTGTGAACAATTTAAAAGAGCGACTTTCGTGGGGGCTGTTTAGAGACAGAAGACCAAAAGAGTACCATATTATTACAGATTAG
- a CDS encoding ATP--guanido phosphotransferase, with protein sequence MWFDQIALSAENNIVSSRVRIVRNFDNYLFPAKLGREDAKEIVKMSMDELGDLGKDGVLLKKYLHQMSDVQRIALRERRVINSTAAKKRDAIGLLLSENEALSVVINGDDHIRLQMVGCGICLNQLWERVNEIDDQINERFPYAFDEKYGYMTSYLTNMGTGLKANIILHLPVLARNRGIDKLVNSLSRFGVTVRSVYTANGESIGSFFDVSNTKTLGQSEKEIIDQIKRVALRLNTHEMEARKKELEEHSIDVSDRVYRSYGILKYARKLSLKDALTHLSVVMRGASDHILIGSHLESLYALTIKIQPANILERADGNLGKEEVDIARADYVREYLDRIMCE encoded by the coding sequence ATGTGGTTTGATCAAATTGCGTTGAGTGCAGAAAATAATATTGTCAGCAGTAGAGTGCGCATTGTGCGAAATTTTGACAACTATCTTTTTCCAGCAAAATTAGGGCGAGAAGATGCCAAAGAGATTGTGAAAATGTCAATGGATGAGCTTGGTGACCTTGGAAAAGATGGTGTTCTTTTAAAGAAATATTTGCATCAAATGTCGGATGTTCAAAGAATTGCGTTGCGAGAAAGAAGGGTGATTAATTCCACAGCAGCAAAAAAAAGGGATGCTATTGGGTTATTGTTGAGTGAAAACGAAGCCCTCAGTGTGGTGATCAATGGCGATGACCACATTCGTCTGCAGATGGTCGGCTGTGGAATTTGTTTAAATCAACTTTGGGAAAGAGTCAATGAGATTGATGATCAAATCAATGAGCGCTTTCCCTATGCATTTGACGAAAAGTATGGCTATATGACCTCATATTTGACCAATATGGGGACGGGATTAAAGGCAAATATTATTTTGCATTTGCCAGTGTTGGCAAGAAATAGAGGGATTGATAAACTGGTCAATAGCTTGAGTCGATTTGGCGTGACGGTGCGAAGTGTCTATACAGCCAATGGTGAGAGTATAGGAAGCTTTTTTGATGTGAGCAATACAAAGACACTTGGGCAAAGCGAAAAAGAAATTATTGATCAGATTAAGCGTGTGGCTTTGAGGCTCAATACGCATGAGATGGAGGCAAGAAAAAAAGAGCTAGAGGAGCATTCGATTGATGTGTCTGATCGGGTATATCGCTCTTATGGAATACTAAAGTACGCAAGGAAATTAAGTCTAAAGGATGCCTTGACCCATTTGAGTGTGGTGATGCGAGGAGCGAGTGACCATATTTTGATTGGAAGTCATTTGGAGTCACTCTATGCCTTGACCATTAAAATTCAGCCAGCCAATATTTTAGAGAGAGCAGATGGGAACTTGGGCAAGGAAGAAGTGGACATTGCGAGGGCAGACTATGTCCGTGAGTACCTAGATCGTATAATGTGTGAGTAG
- a CDS encoding GntR family transcriptional regulator, with protein MELFIDFKSDEAIYVQLCNQIIMSIATERIKEGDSLPSVRQLADTVGINMHTVNKAYSILKQEGFIKLDRRKGAVINVDVDKMRVLRHMEKEFSVVIARGICNGVSREDAHEIVDKLYNQYFSHEI; from the coding sequence ATGGAACTATTTATTGATTTTAAAAGTGACGAGGCCATCTATGTGCAGCTTTGCAATCAGATTATTATGAGCATTGCGACAGAAAGGATTAAGGAGGGGGATTCCCTCCCTTCAGTTCGTCAACTTGCTGATACAGTGGGAATTAATATGCACACAGTCAATAAGGCATATAGCATTTTAAAGCAGGAAGGTTTTATTAAATTGGATAGAAGAAAAGGTGCAGTCATCAATGTCGATGTCGATAAGATGCGTGTACTTCGCCATATGGAAAAGGAGTTTTCTGTTGTGATTGCGAGAGGAATTTGTAATGGTGTCAGCCGAGAAGATGCACATGAAATTGTAGATAAACTCTATAACCAATATTTTTCACATGAAATTTAG
- a CDS encoding acylhydrolase → MKKDNHRKQFLIAIGIATLICYPFVLPQILKSNTFIVEAFHDNNKETEDSVTKETASVSSNPVSESSPAQTSVSTTAAKNASTTTVAAESSSAAESLATTAATTAAAPAKANFVTVTDDYFSDALFIGDSRTDGIRMFSGLNNTTYFCSAGLDFKDAFKKTLSIDKTTKSTLENLLATKKFGKIYIMLGINELGFPMNVIESHATQVIQTVQKYQPGAIIFVQANLHVTKSRSASDKDVNNKRINELNEILKKFANNTNIFYLDANVLFDDEHGALNPKMTSDDTHIHGKYYKTWAEWLKTKGIQK, encoded by the coding sequence ATGAAAAAAGATAATCACAGAAAGCAATTTTTGATTGCTATAGGAATAGCAACATTGATTTGCTATCCATTTGTACTGCCACAAATTCTAAAAAGTAACACCTTCATTGTGGAGGCATTCCATGATAATAACAAAGAAACAGAGGATTCTGTGACAAAGGAAACTGCGTCAGTTTCTTCCAATCCTGTATCAGAAAGCTCTCCTGCACAGACAAGTGTAAGCACTACAGCTGCAAAAAATGCGAGCACTACGACTGTGGCCGCTGAGTCCAGTTCTGCTGCAGAAAGCCTAGCAACCACTGCAGCCACCACTGCAGCTGCACCTGCCAAGGCCAATTTTGTCACTGTCACAGATGACTATTTCTCCGATGCTCTCTTTATCGGAGATTCTCGAACAGATGGTATCCGTATGTTTTCTGGACTCAACAATACAACTTATTTTTGCAGTGCTGGGCTTGATTTTAAGGATGCCTTTAAAAAGACACTTTCCATTGACAAAACTACAAAATCGACATTGGAAAATTTATTGGCAACGAAAAAGTTTGGAAAAATTTATATTATGCTAGGCATCAATGAATTGGGATTTCCAATGAATGTCATTGAATCCCATGCCACCCAAGTCATCCAAACTGTTCAAAAATACCAACCAGGGGCAATTATCTTTGTCCAAGCGAATCTCCATGTCACCAAATCTCGCAGTGCCAGTGACAAGGATGTCAATAACAAGAGGATCAACGAACTCAATGAGATATTAAAAAAGTTTGCCAACAACACCAATATCTTCTATCTTGATGCCAATGTTCTCTTTGATGACGAGCACGGTGCACTCAATCCAAAAATGACCTCTGATGATACGCATATCCATGGAAAATATTATAAAACATGGGCAGAATGGCTAAAGACAAAGGGCATTCAAAAATAA